From Lycium ferocissimum isolate CSIRO_LF1 chromosome 12, AGI_CSIRO_Lferr_CH_V1, whole genome shotgun sequence, one genomic window encodes:
- the LOC132040375 gene encoding inositol oxygenase 5-like, with amino-acid sequence MTIQVKEKKIHDYGNDQLVLEGNQFMVPQTNAFGHNFRDYNNAQSERQKGVENFYKTQHINQTYDFVKKMKQNYAKLDKAKMSIWECCELLNEVVDDSDPDLDEPQIQHLLQSAEAIRKDYPNEDWLHLTALIHDLGKIIVLPKFGGLPQWAVVGDTFPVGCAFDESVIHHKYFKENQDFENPIYNTKNGIYSEGCGLENVIMSWGHDDYMYMVAKENGTTLPSAGLFIIRYHSFYPLHKNGAYKHLMNEEDKENLKWLHIFNKYDLYSKSKVHVNVEEVKPYYMSLIEKYFPAKLRW; translated from the coding sequence ATGACTATCCaagtaaaggaaaagaaaatccaTGACTATGGAAATGATCAATTGGTATTAGAGGGTAATCAATTCATGGTACCCCAAACCAATGCATTTGGCCATAATTTTAGGGACTACAACAATGCACAAAGTGAAAGGCAAAAAGGGGTGGAAAATTTCTACAAGACACAACACATTAATCAAACCTATGACTTTGTcaagaaaatgaaacaaaacTATGCAAAATTGGACAAGGCAAAAATGAGCATATGGGAATGTTGTGAATTGCTCAATGAGGTTGTTGATGATAGTGACCCTGATTTAGATGAACCACAAATCCAACATTTATTACAAAGTGCTGAGGCTATTAGAAAAGATTATCCTAATGAAGATTGGCTCCATTTAACAGCCTTAATTCATGACTTAGgtaaaataattgttttacCTAAGTTTGGTGGACTCCCTCAATGGGCTGTTGTAGGTGACACATTCCCTGTTGGATGTGCATTTGATGAATCAGTTATCCACCACAAATACTTcaaagaaaatcaagattttgaaaACCCAATTTACAACACAAAAAATGGAATTTATTCCGAGGGTTGTGGACTAGAAAATGTTATAATGTCATGGGGTCATGATGACTATATGTACATGGTTGCAAAAGAGAATGGTACAACATTGCCATCAGCTGGACTTTTTATTATAAGGTATCATTCATTTTATCCATTGCATAAAAATGGAGCTTACAAACACTTGATGAATGAGGAAGATAAGGAGAACTTGAAGTGGCttcatatttttaataaatatgaTTTGTATAGCAAAAGCAAAGTTCATGTTAATGTGGAGGAAGTCAAGCCTTACTATATGTCTCTCATTGAAAAGTATTTTCCAGCAAAGCTAAGGTGGTGA
- the LOC132040376 gene encoding glycine-rich protein 5-like — translation MSSWYVLFMFALVLVHATARNIPEVQTHDKNVNTEILSTAPTPSKGGLDDKKNFITFGGIGSCSGIGGYGGILPTLGGAGGGAGVGGAGGGGGLGGAGGGLGGTGVKGIGGVGVAGGVGGVGGVGGLGVGGGIGGYKGVGVIIP, via the coding sequence ATGTCAAGTTGGTACGTATTGTTTATGTTTGCACTAGTACTAGTGCATGCCACAGCAAGAAATATACCCGAGGTTCAAACTCATGATAAAAATGTAAACACTGAGATTTTAAGTACTGCTCCAACACCAAGCAAGGGAGGACTTGATGACAAGAAAAATTTCATCACATTTGGTGGCATAGGTAGTTGCTCTGGAATTGGTGGCTATGGTGGGATATTGCCAACTCTTGGCGGAGCTGGCGGCGGCGCTGGTGTTGGTGGAGccggtggtggtggtggcctGGGCGGTGCCGGTGGCGGTCTTGGTGGTACCGGGGTTAAAGGGATCGGCGGCGTTGGTGTTGCCGGAggtgttggtggagttggtggtGTTGGTGGGCTAGGTGTTGGTGGTGGAATTGGTGGTTATAAAGGTGTGGGAGTTATAATTCCTTGA